A stretch of Catenulispora sp. MAP5-51 DNA encodes these proteins:
- a CDS encoding type II toxin-antitoxin system RelE/ParE family toxin, protein MSYGIEWKPAAIDRLKAVATDHPEAPGLVFTAVYELASNPCPTNSTQLGTSPFRRLLLGYWRVTYEIVEADQIVQIHMVGRSLNPR, encoded by the coding sequence GTGAGCTACGGCATCGAATGGAAGCCGGCGGCCATCGATCGGCTCAAAGCGGTGGCGACGGACCACCCCGAGGCCCCCGGCCTGGTCTTCACAGCGGTGTACGAGCTGGCGTCGAATCCGTGCCCTACGAACAGCACTCAGCTCGGCACCTCGCCGTTCCGGCGCTTGCTTCTCGGCTACTGGCGCGTCACCTACGAGATCGTCGAAGCAGATCAGATCGTCCAGATCCACATGGTCGGCCGCTCGCTCAACCCTCGCTGA
- a CDS encoding MarR family winged helix-turn-helix transcriptional regulator — MTADGTDEPPWLDETEQAVWRQYISVMRLLPDRLSASLSRSHGLTLIDYEVLARLSEAPLRRMRMTELAEGALLSKSRLSHQISRMEKDGWVRREPCETDGRGFFAVLTDQGWDKLLAAVPLHVRDVRETFVTPLSREQLVALGDALDVISKGLESGRG; from the coding sequence ATGACCGCCGACGGCACCGACGAACCCCCCTGGCTCGACGAGACCGAGCAGGCCGTCTGGCGCCAGTACATCTCGGTGATGCGTCTGCTGCCGGACCGCCTGAGCGCGAGCCTGTCCCGCAGCCACGGCCTGACCCTGATCGACTACGAGGTCCTGGCCCGCCTGTCCGAGGCCCCGCTGCGCCGCATGCGCATGACGGAGCTCGCCGAGGGCGCGCTGCTGTCGAAGAGCCGCCTGTCGCACCAGATCAGCCGCATGGAGAAGGACGGCTGGGTCCGCCGCGAACCCTGCGAGACCGACGGCCGCGGCTTCTTCGCGGTGCTCACCGACCAGGGCTGGGACAAGCTGCTCGCGGCGGTGCCGCTGCACGTGCGCGACGTCCGGGAGACGTTCGTCACGCCGCTGAGCCGCGAGCAGCTGGTCGCGCTGGGGGACGCGCTGGACGTGATCAGCAAGGGTCTGGAGTCGGGGCGCGGTTAG
- a CDS encoding DUF2127 domain-containing protein → MRDWNRRRCARRGHETYAPVGPGVETELAARLRVETVHGAAWRCLRCGDFVIGEPGGSGPADQAPIVPRGKALRDLFILRLLAIERVIRGVVILLIAWAVWKFGSSQNAVQRLFEDDLTAFKPFANHFGWDVEHASVVERIRKTFNYSPKTIHTVALLLGGYALLEAVEGIGLWLAKRWGEYLTAVGTSIFLPLEIWDGYSKVHEHKSWILAACTFAINVGAVVYLLITKRLFGIRGGGKAFEAQKHAEALLTVELAACRREIPGPATQVDLAETVVLTNPQPADPAPGAP, encoded by the coding sequence ATGCGTGACTGGAACAGGCGCCGTTGTGCGCGTCGGGGGCATGAGACCTACGCACCGGTCGGCCCGGGAGTGGAGACCGAGCTGGCCGCGAGACTTCGGGTGGAGACCGTCCACGGAGCGGCGTGGCGGTGTCTGCGCTGTGGTGACTTCGTCATAGGGGAGCCCGGCGGCAGCGGGCCGGCGGACCAGGCGCCGATCGTGCCGCGCGGCAAAGCGCTGCGGGACCTGTTCATCCTGCGGCTGCTGGCGATCGAGCGGGTGATCCGCGGTGTGGTGATCCTGCTGATCGCCTGGGCGGTGTGGAAGTTCGGCAGCAGTCAGAACGCCGTGCAGCGGCTCTTCGAGGACGACCTGACCGCGTTCAAGCCGTTCGCGAACCACTTCGGGTGGGACGTCGAGCACGCCAGCGTGGTGGAGCGGATCCGCAAGACGTTCAACTACAGCCCGAAGACCATCCACACCGTGGCGTTGCTGCTCGGGGGCTACGCGCTGCTGGAGGCCGTCGAGGGCATCGGTCTGTGGCTGGCCAAGCGCTGGGGCGAGTACCTGACGGCGGTCGGCACCTCGATCTTCCTGCCGCTGGAGATCTGGGACGGCTACAGCAAGGTGCACGAGCACAAGTCGTGGATCCTGGCCGCGTGCACGTTCGCGATCAACGTCGGCGCCGTGGTCTACCTGCTGATCACCAAGCGGCTGTTCGGCATCCGCGGCGGCGGCAAGGCCTTCGAGGCGCAGAAGCACGCCGAGGCGCTGCTGACGGTGGAGCTGGCGGCGTGCCGGCGCGAGATCCCGGGCCCGGCCACCCAGGTCGATCTGGCCGAGACCGTCGTGCTGACCAACCCGCAGCCGGCCGACCCGGCCCCCGGCGCGCCATAA